CTGAAGGAGCAAGGTGTTAATCTAGAGGTTGTTATATTGGATGATGAAGGTCAGCTTAACCCTGCCCTTAAAGAAGGCCAAATCGACGCAAACTATTTTCAACACGTACCGTATTTAGATTCCATTAAGAATGAGAAGGGCTATGATTTCGTTGTAACGACTAAAGTTCACGTAGAGCCGATCGGTTTTTACTCCAGCAAGCTGAAATCGAAGGAAGACATTAAGGAGGGTGCAACTATCGGTATTCCAAACAACCCTTCTAATGAATATCGGGCATTAGTGTTACTTGAGGCACAAGGCCTAATCAAGATTAAAGAGGGAATCACGACTTATGAAGCCACTCCGAAGGACATTGTAGAAAATCCATTAAAATTGAAGTTCGTAGAAGCGGATTCTGCTACATTGCCACGTTCATTACCTGATCTGGACGGCGCAATCATTAACACAAATCTTATTCTTGAGGCTAAAATAGATCCGAATACAGCTTTGTTCCGTGAAGATGCTAACTCACCTTATGCGAATATTATAGTTGTTCGTAAAGGCGACGAGAACAAAGACGCTATCAAGAAGCTAGATGCGGCACTTACAACTCCTGACGTTAAGAAATTTATTACGGATACTTATGGAGTAGGGGTAGTTCCAGCATTCTGATCAATGAGAAATGATTAATGATCAGTAATTATCGATGAGAAATGATTAATGATCAGAAATTAAAAAATAAACGATTTGTAGAAACCCTCTTCGTAAGGAGCCTAGAGACGCCGGTCTCCATGCTCTTTGCGGAGAGGGTTTTTTGGTTTTAAAAGATAACGAATGGCAATGATAATCTTGCTGTGAAGAATCAGCAAGCTGTTGGCAACAAACGTGTGCCTCCGGTATAATGAAGCTCGACCGAATGATTGCCTCTAAATGGATGAATACTCCAGTCAAGGGTGAACGCATAAGAAAATGGCAGAGGTTGAATACTACATCTACAATTCGCTGTCACCTTTTTCCGATTGAACACGTTCGTCATAAAGGCCGGTAAGTCATTCGGGCCGGTAGCTAAGATTGAATACACAATGAAAGTGGGGCAACAAGAGCTATGAAAGCAACCGGGATTGTACGCCGTATTGATGACCTCGGAAGGGTCGTCATTCCTAAGGAAATCCGTCGCACGCTTCGTATCCGAGAAGGAGATCCATTAGAAATTTTTGTGGATCGGGATGGCGAGGTTATTCTTAAAAAATATTCTCCGATTGGGGAGCTAGGTGATTTCGCGAAGGAATATGCCGAGTCTTTGTCCGAAAGCACAGGACACATCGCCATGATTTCAGATCGCGATACCTTCATTGCTGTTGCAGGGGCATCCAAGAAGGAATACTTGGACAAGGCCGTTGGGAATTTGCTTGAAACCTGTATGGAAAACCGTAAAATTATTGTTGAGCCGAGCACTGGTAGCTATGAGGTTCTACGCGACATTAATGAGACAATTGGCTCTTTTGTTGCGGCACCTATCATTGCAAGTGGTGACCCTATCGGAACCGTTGTCCTTCTTAGCAAGGATGAGTCGGTAAACATGGGGGAAATGGAAAGCAAGATGGTGGAAACGGCAGCGGGTTTTCTCGCTAAACAGATGGAACAGTAGGACTAAATAGCAATAAGTGAAAAAGTTTCCCTGAGCAGAAGCGATATCTGTTCGTTGGGGAGCTTTTTTGCTATGCGGCTTTAGATTATAATCTAAACAACGAGCCATGATACGGGAAAATGAGCAGGATAGAAAATGTATTCGGGTTATCGATAATGGAATGGGGAATGGTACCGAATGCGAGAAGGTCACAAATCCGAGGGAATTGGCAAAAAGGCGATCTGGCAAGGGGCAGCATTACTAGGAGGAGCAGCTCTACTGTCTAAGCTGATAGGTACGCTTCAGAAAATACCACTGCAGAACATGGCGGGGGATGAAGTGTTTGGTCTGTACAGCGCGGTGTATGCACTTGCCGTCATGTGGATGACGCTTGCTGCCGCTGGGATTCCTGTCGCAGTCAGTGCACTTGTGGCGGAGAGATCAGCTCACGGCGATGAGCAAGGGGCACAGCGGGTGCTGCGTTGGTCATTGGGACTGCTGGGCATTAGTGGTCTGCTCATGTTCGGGTTGTTATGGTTCGGAGCAGATTTATTAGCGGGATGGATGGGGCTTGAATCTGCAGCACCTGCTATTCGGATGTCTTCCTTCGCGCTGCTGTTTGCGCCAATTACTGCAGTTCTAAGAGGATACCGGCAGGGACAGATGCAGATGCTTCGTCCTGCGATATCGCAGCTGTCTGAACAATTCGCACGCGTTGCATTTATGCTAATAGCCCTTATTTGGGCGGTTCGGGCGGGATGGTCATCTGCCTCTACTGCTGCAGCAGTGCATGGTGGATTAGCTGCAGGTGCCATTGCAGGGCTTCTTGCCATGCTATGGGTCACGGGAAAAGGACGGACTCAGAAACCAGTGATCGTCCGCTCGAAAGGGGCTAAGATGACCTTCAGTAGTCAAGGTCTTGGAGCATCAGGTCAGCCTATTCGGATTGTGAAGCTGCCAGAAACTCGGAGGGCTCTGCTGAAAAAGATTGTAGGAGTGGCTATTCCCGTAGCCATTGCTTCTGTTGTCGCTCCTTTACTTGGACTGATCGATGCTTTCTCGCTTCCTCGTTTGTTGCAGCAGGGGGATGTGGAAGCGGTGTGGTCTCTAGCTCAGTATGGCATCTACAATCGCGGTGTCGCTTTGCTGCAGCTTGTTGTTATGGGCGCTGCTGGCGCGGCATCGGTGCTCGTTCCGGCGCTGACCGCTGCTCGGGCTCGCGGTGATGAAGCTGGGTTTGCTGAGCGGGCCGTATTTGCCATGCGTCTGGCTTGGTGGTTTGGCGGTGCCGCTGCAATCGGATTGGCATTGCTTGCTTCGCCTATCAATAAAGCTTTATTCTCTGATGGTAGCGGTACTGCCGCGATGGTGATTATCGCTTTTGCCGCAGTGGGCGGCACGCTGCAGGCGGTGAGCGCCGCACTGCTGCAGGGCATGGGCAGCCTGCGGGCGCCTGCGGTCAATCTTGCAGCAGCGGTGCTGCTGAAGCTTACGCTCAACGCGGCACTAGTGCCCGCGTACGGCATACGCGGCGCAGCCGCCGCGATGGCAGTGGCTTACGCCACCGCCGCACTGCTGAACGCGCTATCCTTACGTCAGCGCGTTCAACTGCCAGCCCCGCGCCTAACCGTCGCGTGGCGCTCAACCGCGGCGCTCGCCGCCATGGCGGCCGCGGTCGCGCTCACTGCGCTAGGGCTAGGCGCGCTAACCGCCGCCCTGCCCACGCGCCTAGCGGCCCTCCTCGTCGCCCTGCCGGGCGTCGCAGTCGGGGCCGCCATCTTCGCCGCGGCGCTCGTCGCCCTAGGCGCCATCACTCCGCCGCAATGGCGAGAGCTGCCGGGGCTATCCGGCAGCCGTATCGATACATGGCTGCTGCGCTTACATAAGATCGCTCAGCGCCCAATCAAAACATCTCAATCCCAGGAAGGATGATTCTATATGCCACCCTCAATTAAAGTCGTCGGACTCGGCTCCGGCGGAGAAGATCAATTAACGCTCGGAACACTTAAGGCATTGGAGCAATCCACCCATCGCTATGTACGTACAGCGGATCACCCCGTTATTGCTGATTTGATGCTGCGGAATATTACTTTTGATGCTTTTGATCGTATTTATGAACAGTTAGAATCATTTGAGGCGGTATACGAAGCTATTACACAGGAGCTTCTTGAAGCTGCTATAAAGCATCCCGACGATATTATTATTTACGCAGTACCTGGTCACCCGATGGTCGCTGAACGAACGGTGCAATTGCTTCGTCTGCATGCTGTCAAGGAGGATGTACAGTTACAAATCATTGGCGGCGAAAGCTTCTTAGATCAGGCATTTACACGCTTAGGCTTTGATCCTATTGAGGGCTTTCAGCTACTGGATGCGGCGGATTTAACACGTGAGCATCTCAGACCGCGTCTACATTCGGTTATTGGACAGGTTTACGATGCTTTTACGGCCTCCGAGGTCAAATTAACGCTGATGAATGTTTACCCGGACGATTACCCGATTATTGTCGGACAAGCATTGGGAGTCGTCGGACACGAAAATATTGTAAAAATACCGCTTCATGAGCTCGATCGGCTGGAGACTTACGGCAACATGATGCTGGTCTACATTCCTGCCGACAACGATGATCGTTTGCGTCGACGCTCTTTCGAGAGGCTGCACGATATTGTGTCTATCCTCCGCAGTCCAGAAGGCTGTCCTTGGGATCGTGAGCAGACGCATCAATCCATTCGCCGTAATTTTATAGAAGAAACCTTTGAGGCGATCGAAGCGCTGGATCTCGATGATCCAGATGGTATGAGGGAAGAGTTTGGCGATGTTATCCTGCAGGTTCTTCTTCATAGCCAGATGGAAGAGGAGACTGGGGCTTTCGATGTTTACGATGTATTGGCGGAGCTGAACGATAAGCTTATTTTCCGTCATCCTCACGTGTTTGGCGGCGAGAATGCCCAAGATGCAGAAGAGGCTTTGAAAAATTGGGAGCAGATGAAGGCCGAAGAAAAGAAACGCAAGGGAGTACCGGAACGTGAGTCGATTTTAGATGGCATTCCCAAGGACCTGCCTGCGCTTCCTCGCGCCCATAAGCAGCAGAAGAAGGCATCGTCAGTAGGCTTTGATTGGCCCGATTTGAAAGGTGTTTTCGACAAGATTGAAGAAGAGCTGCAGGAGCTCAGGCATGCGGCAGAGAAAGAATCGCCGGAGCGCCAGCAGGATGAATTAGGAGATTTATTATTCGCTGTCGTTAATGCTTCAAGGTTCATTAAAGCCGATCCCGAAGAAGCGCTAGCGGGCACCAATCGTAAGTTTGCAGCACGCTTTAAGTACATTGAGGAACAGCTACGTATAAGCGGCCGAACTTTTGAACAAACTGATTTGCTAGAGATGGAAGATTGGTGGCAGGAAGCTAAAACTCGCCTTTAACCTTAAAAAAACCTAAAATTCGCCGAAATACCCGTACTTTCTACCTATTTCGAGAAAATTTTTCGATTTTTGCAGGATTTTTTCAGCCAAAGGCAGAATAGTATCCTTCGTGCATTAAACAATTAACGTTTCAAGCGGCTTATTGGCTCTAGGAACGAAACTAGGTACAACATAGGAGGAATTTTGTAACATGAACAAAACAGACCTTATCAACAACATCGCAGACAAAAGCGGCTTAACTAAGAAAGACGTAGAATCCGTATTGAATGGCTTTCTGGGCGAAGTAACTGACGCTCTTGCTAACGGAGACAAAGTACAGCTGATCGGATTCGGCACATTCGAAACTCGCAGCCGTTCAGGTCGCGTAGGTCGTAACCCACAAACAGGTAACTCGATCACAATCCCAGCTTCCAAAGTACCTGCTTTCAAAGCGGGCAACAAATTGAAAGACGCTGTTAAGTAATTAGATGCGTCTGGATAAGTTTTTGAAGGTGTCGCGGCTCATTAAGCGCCGCACCGTCGCGAAGGACGTGTCCGATCAAGGGCGCGTCCTTCTCAACGGTAAGGAGGCAAAGCCGAGTACTACCGTTAAGATTGGGGATGTGCTTGACGTTCAATTTGGACAGCGCACATTAACCGTGCAAATTGAGCGGCTAACCGAGTCCACACGTAAAGAGGATACTTTGGGCCTCTATACCGTGCTTAAGGAAGAAGCTCGCAAGCGCGAGGAAGATCCTTTCGGGCTATAGTCATAAAATGCACATAAGAGACCGGTCGCTGACCGGTCTCTTTATTTTTTGTCGCTCTCCTGGTCATATCCTCCTGCGCTTGGGGGAGGTCAACCCGTCTCAGGTCGAATTAACCATAGAATGTATAGTTATTGCTCCCACCAACCCATCTCGGGTCGAATTAACCATAGAATGTATAGTTAATGCTCCCACCAATCCGTCTCAGGTCGAATTAACCATAGAATGTATAGCTATTGCCCCCGCTAAACCAGCTCAGGTCGAATTAACCATAGAATGTATAGTTATTGCTCCCACCACCCGTCTCGGGCCGCATTAAGCATAGAATGTATAGCTATTGCTCCCACCAGCCCGTCTCAGGCCGCATTAACCATAGAATGTATAGTTAATGCTCCCACCAACCCGTCTCAGGCCCCATTAACCATAGAATGTATAGCTATTACTCTGGATCATCGTGATTCCGTTTTAAATGGTAGTTGGAAGTTGCAGTCGCAGATAGAATGGACATTTTCTGCGAGGTGTGCCGTCTATGTTTAGTCTAATCTTTCTTTTACCCACCTATATTAAGACTTAGCTTCAAGATTAAAGCTGCGAAAAATGAGTTAGAGTATGCAGAGGCAGCACATATGTCGCCCAATCCACCCTAGCTACCCCTGCACAAATTCCTTAATTGTTGTTATCATGAATAAGAGTTCCTCGAGGCGACTCGGGGGCTCTTATTTTTAGGATTTACATAACCGAGGAGCGATCAATATGACCAAAGCTCACGAAATATGGATCGGCGCATACAGCGCCAAAGACAAGGTTGGGATTACCCGGGTAGAATTACTTCCTGACACCGGAGAGCTTATCAAAACAGCTGAATACGGCGCCATAGAAAATCCCTCGTTTCTTAGCATGAACAAGGAAGGGACTCGTCTGTATGCGGTATGCGAGACAGATTCCTATGATGATGGCGAAGGTGGACATGAGGAGGGCGGTCAGCTCGCTTCTTTCCCAATTGACGCAGAAACTCGCAAGCTAGGCCCAGGACAATATCTTCCGACTCATGGAAACCATCCCTGCCACCTTAGCTTAACCCCATCAGAGGATTGGCTTGCGGTATCCAATTATAACGGAGCATCCGTTATGATGTACCCGATTAATCCGGATAAAAGACCAGGTCCACCAGCAATTCGATTCCGCCATACGGGAACAGGTCCGAATGAGGCACGTCAAGAGGCGCCGCACCCTCACTCTGTTTTTTTCAGTCCTGACGGTCAATATTTATTCGTTAATGATTTGGGAATGGACAAAGTGATGGTCTATACCCGTGGCCCTGAAGCGCATGAATGGTCCGCGCACGATGCCATCTCGCTCGAGCCTGGAGCAGGACCGAGACACTTAGCTTTCCATCCTTCAGGAAAATTCATATACGTATTGAATGAGCTGGATAGCACGATTACGAGGATATCCTTAGAGGACCCAACCAAGCTTGTGCGTCTGGAGTCCATTTCAACGCTACCTGATTCCTACACAGAAGAGAGCTGGACCGCGGAAATTCTTATCTCTAAGGATGGTAGATTCGTTTACGCCTCCAATCGTGGACATGATAGCATTGCTGTTTTCAACATTAATGAACATACTGGTGAGCTTAGCAGCACTGGATTTGTCTCAACAAGAGGAAAAACACCGCGTAATTTCGCGTTGACGCCAGACGGTCAATGGCTACTCGCTGCTAATCAGGGCTCAGATTCTCTTGTTCTTTTTCGTATAGAGCCTCAATCTGGATTGCCGATTTTTACAGGTACTGAATTGTCCATCAGCACCCCCGTATGTGTACTAATCCGCTAAAATGAACTCTTAGTCACCTTGCCCTTAGTTCTAATTCGTTCCCACCGCCCATAGGCTAGTCTTAAAGGCAAGGAGGGACGTGCCATGGAGCATGTTAAAGGGGCCAAGCATCAGGAGGTCAAGATGCTTAACCGGAAGTCTCTTGATATTTCCGGAGTCAGCAACGTGGATAGCTTTGATAATGAGGAATTTCTGCTGGAAACCGAGTGCGGCTTTCTGACCGTGCGGGGGCAAAACCTGCATATGAAAAACCTAAGCTTAGACCAAGGGCTAGTCTCGATAGAGGGAACGATCCATTCCCTTGTCTATTTGGACGGGACTACAGGCACTAAGTCGAAGGGTCTGTTCGGGAAAATGTTTAAATGAACGCGGCGGCACAATGGATGACGATTGTTTCTATGATGATGTGCGGGCTTGCTATGGGGCTCGTCTTTGATGTCTATCGTGTCGCCTCCCATCGGTTTACTGTCGCCCGTTGGCTGCTCCCAGCGCTAGATGTGGTGTATTGGGCGGCGGCAACCCTGGGGGTATTCCGGATTTTGCTAGCAAGCAATGAGGGCGAGGTCCGGATGTACGTGTTTCTGGGGCTAGGCATTGGGATCACTGGCTACTTTGGTATTTTTAGCAGCTGGGTAGTTAAGCTTTCAAGTAAATTCTTTGATTTTCTTAAAGCCCTGTTTCGATTTCTATGGAAGCTGTTTAATACATTAGTACTAGTTCCCTTTCTATGGATTGTTCGGTTGATTGCAAAGATAATCGATATCTTCTTTATTGTTACGGCGGCGCTATTGCTTTGGACAGGCAAGCTGCTGTTTAAGCCCTTTGTTGCAATGGGTATTCGGATATGGCCTAAGCTTCTGCCTGTTCGAAGAAAGTTTGAGCCTATGGTGAGAGCTTATGGCCGAATGAGAGAGCGTGCACGTCAAATACGGGATATTTTTAAGAAAAAACCGTAGCGACGGTTCGACAACATTCTTAACAGAAATGCTTCGTAAGAAGGATACTTTCACCATCAGTAACTATGCTATAATAAGCCCGTGATACCTCATTATGATTAGTAAATGACTTGGGAAGGAGGCATCGGAATGCCTTCACGCAATGTAGACACGAAACCTACTATCACTGGCGCACGTAGACGCTTGAAATTATTGTTGTTTATAATGGTTCTTTTCATGAGTTGGGCTGTATATGTCCTAATTGTACAATCTGGACAGCTTAGTGATCGTTCGAGTCAATTGCTTGAAGCAGACCAGAAGCTTGCCGATGCCCAGGTCAAAAACGAATCATTGAAGCAGCAGGTAGCCCGCTTGAACGATGATGAATATATCGGTCAAATTGCCCGTAAGGAGCATGGGCTGGGACTTCCGGGAGAAATCCCAATTAAAACGAAATAAGCCGCTACATAAGCTAAAGGTAGTTTAACGTCTGTTGACCTTGCTTTCGATTGTCGGTTATAATTAGCATAGCCGGACTTGTATCGTTCGGGCACATTTAGGTTCAGGGAGGAACATCTGTTTTTATGGCCATCGAAGTGGGTACCAAAATGGAGGGCAAAGTTACCGGCATCACGCATTTCGGAGCGTTCGTAGATTTAACTGGGGGCGTTACTGGACTCGTTCATATTTCCGAGATTGCCGATAGCTATGTGAAGGATGTTCATGAGCATTTGAAGATTAATGACATGGTTACAGTTAAAGTCATTAATGTGGACAAAGACGGCAAGATAGGTCTGTCCATTCGTCAAGCCGTGGACAAACCGCCGGAACAGCAGCAACAGCAGCAAGTACCGCAACAACGTGGACCACGCGATCGCGGTGGGCGTCCCTCCAAACCGGGTGGTGGTGGTTTCGGAAGATCCCCCTCTTTTGATGACAAATTGTCTCGCTTTCTTAAGGACAGCGAAGAGCGTATTTCTAATCTTAAGAAAAGCACCGAATCCAAACGAGGCGGACGTGGCGGACGTCGTTCGTAAGATATACGTATCGAGAACCGGACCAAATGGGTTCGGTTTTTTGTTGCGAAAAGAACCATCCACGTTAATCCGAGGGCAACAACGGCGCGCATAAAGAAACATATCACTTACGGCTACAGCCCAACCAACACGCCCAAAGTCGCAGTAAGTATAAAATGTATAGCTATTGCTCCCCCAAACCCGTCTCAAGTCGAATTAACCATAGAATGTATAGCTATAGACCCAACCAGCACGGTCACAGACGCAGTAGGCATAAAATGTATAGCTATTGCTCCCCCAAACCCGTCTCAAGTCGAATTAACCATAAATGTATAGCTATTGCTCCCACAAACCCGTTTCAGGTCGAATTAACCATAGAATGTATAGCTATTGCCCCAACCAGCACGGTCACAGACGCAGTAGGCATAAAATGTATAGCTATTGCTCCCACAAACCCGTCTCAAGTCGAATTAACCATAGAATGTATGGCTATTGCCCCAACCAACATGGCCAACAGCGCGGTAACCATAAAATCTATAGCTGTTGCTACGTATCATTGAGGAAATTAATTAAAAAATTCAAATATTTGAAAACCTCTACATTCATTCGCCCCTATCCGGCATGCGCGCGCGATTGGCGTCAATAGAGGGATAGCAAGGAGCGCCATCACACGTCGGATGAGCGCGTTTTTTTGTTGTCGTAATTGGCGATATGGCTATGTGCGCGCTCAGGAAAAGCGAGAATATCCTATGGGCGCCGTACGTTTGTTATAATCCCGAATGGCTTCGCCAACGTCCGTCCGATAGTGTCGGAAAAAACTTTTTTCCCGCCAACCGTTTCTGACAAACTTCATGAAATGCCCCCCCTATAATAAAGAACACAATTCAATCTGGTAAATGGGGTGTGCATCATGGACAAGCCGTCCGTTGTTCCTTTCGTGTCATTAACAGGGACCGGACCCTCTCTCGCTCCTAACAAAGGTCGCAAGAGTTGGTTTCAGAAGCGGAGAAGCACCGCAAAGTCGCAGCAAGAAAGCTCTAGTCCACCTTCGCTGCTATTGCGGTGGCGAGAAGCTTTACGCGCGCAGCAATGGCTGCTGTTGGTAGTTGGAGTCGGATTTTTATTAGGCAGGGCGGTCATGCTGGGAGGGGTTGCGCCTTTCGCGGCAGCATTTTTCGGAGTTGTGCTGTATTTGCGTAGAGATCTCGCTTTCTGGGCGGCGCTTGCGCTTGTGGCGGGCAGCTTCTGGGCAGTAGATCCTATGACGGCGGTTACTTGTGCGGAGATAGGGGTTATTTACTTGCTCTACCGCGGACTGGTGCTTTATGAGAGAGCTGATTTATCACACGCGCCCGTTGTTGTGTTCGCGGCAACATTGATTGTCCGATTGTTCGATACACTTCTCATGGATAAAACCTCTTGGTTGCCTTACGTGCTCACATTGGTTGAGGCAGGGCTGGCATTCGTGCTTACTTTACTTTTTGTCCATGCCATTCCTGTGCTGGCCCGAACGAGAAAGGCTTCCGAGCTGCGTCATGAGGAATGGGTTGGCATTGCTATTTTACTAGCCTGCCTTCTCACCGGAATGACAGGCTGGACAATGTACGGAATTGCTGTAGCCAGTGTTTTATCTCGTTATTTTGTTGCTGTAGTAGCTTACATTGGTGGTCCTGCTCTGGGAACGTCAGCCGGGGTA
This portion of the Cohnella abietis genome encodes:
- the spoVT gene encoding stage V sporulation protein T, with protein sequence MKATGIVRRIDDLGRVVIPKEIRRTLRIREGDPLEIFVDRDGEVILKKYSPIGELGDFAKEYAESLSESTGHIAMISDRDTFIAVAGASKKEYLDKAVGNLLETCMENRKIIVEPSTGSYEVLRDINETIGSFVAAPIIASGDPIGTVVLLSKDESVNMGEMESKMVETAAGFLAKQMEQ
- a CDS encoding MetQ/NlpA family ABC transporter substrate-binding protein — encoded protein: MSKKSLFVLISLFVIFSAVVTGCGSNNKKNESSPSPSAATSNSPEASESNSPSPEPEPEVTLKVGAAAVPHAVILEHIKPALKEQGVNLEVVILDDEGQLNPALKEGQIDANYFQHVPYLDSIKNEKGYDFVVTTKVHVEPIGFYSSKLKSKEDIKEGATIGIPNNPSNEYRALVLLEAQGLIKIKEGITTYEATPKDIVENPLKLKFVEADSATLPRSLPDLDGAIINTNLILEAKIDPNTALFREDANSPYANIIVVRKGDENKDAIKKLDAALTTPDVKKFITDTYGVGVVPAF
- the yabQ gene encoding spore cortex biosynthesis protein YabQ, which produces MNAAAQWMTIVSMMMCGLAMGLVFDVYRVASHRFTVARWLLPALDVVYWAAATLGVFRILLASNEGEVRMYVFLGLGIGITGYFGIFSSWVVKLSSKFFDFLKALFRFLWKLFNTLVLVPFLWIVRLIAKIIDIFFIVTAALLLWTGKLLFKPFVAMGIRIWPKLLPVRRKFEPMVRAYGRMRERARQIRDIFKKKP
- a CDS encoding HU family DNA-binding protein → MNKTDLINNIADKSGLTKKDVESVLNGFLGEVTDALANGDKVQLIGFGTFETRSRSGRVGRNPQTGNSITIPASKVPAFKAGNKLKDAVK
- a CDS encoding FtsB family cell division protein, producing the protein MPSRNVDTKPTITGARRRLKLLLFIMVLFMSWAVYVLIVQSGQLSDRSSQLLEADQKLADAQVKNESLKQQVARLNDDEYIGQIARKEHGLGLPGEIPIKTK
- the yabN gene encoding bifunctional methyltransferase/pyrophosphohydrolase YabN, with protein sequence MPPSIKVVGLGSGGEDQLTLGTLKALEQSTHRYVRTADHPVIADLMLRNITFDAFDRIYEQLESFEAVYEAITQELLEAAIKHPDDIIIYAVPGHPMVAERTVQLLRLHAVKEDVQLQIIGGESFLDQAFTRLGFDPIEGFQLLDAADLTREHLRPRLHSVIGQVYDAFTASEVKLTLMNVYPDDYPIIVGQALGVVGHENIVKIPLHELDRLETYGNMMLVYIPADNDDRLRRRSFERLHDIVSILRSPEGCPWDREQTHQSIRRNFIEETFEAIEALDLDDPDGMREEFGDVILQVLLHSQMEEETGAFDVYDVLAELNDKLIFRHPHVFGGENAQDAEEALKNWEQMKAEEKKRKGVPERESILDGIPKDLPALPRAHKQQKKASSVGFDWPDLKGVFDKIEEELQELRHAAEKESPERQQDELGDLLFAVVNASRFIKADPEEALAGTNRKFAARFKYIEEQLRISGRTFEQTDLLEMEDWWQEAKTRL
- a CDS encoding S1 domain-containing RNA-binding protein, coding for MAIEVGTKMEGKVTGITHFGAFVDLTGGVTGLVHISEIADSYVKDVHEHLKINDMVTVKVINVDKDGKIGLSIRQAVDKPPEQQQQQQVPQQRGPRDRGGRPSKPGGGGFGRSPSFDDKLSRFLKDSEERISNLKKSTESKRGGRGGRRS
- the yabP gene encoding sporulation protein YabP, translating into MEHVKGAKHQEVKMLNRKSLDISGVSNVDSFDNEEFLLETECGFLTVRGQNLHMKNLSLDQGLVSIEGTIHSLVYLDGTTGTKSKGLFGKMFK
- a CDS encoding RNA-binding S4 domain-containing protein, yielding MRLDKFLKVSRLIKRRTVAKDVSDQGRVLLNGKEAKPSTTVKIGDVLDVQFGQRTLTVQIERLTESTRKEDTLGLYTVLKEEARKREEDPFGL
- a CDS encoding polysaccharide biosynthesis protein gives rise to the protein MREGHKSEGIGKKAIWQGAALLGGAALLSKLIGTLQKIPLQNMAGDEVFGLYSAVYALAVMWMTLAAAGIPVAVSALVAERSAHGDEQGAQRVLRWSLGLLGISGLLMFGLLWFGADLLAGWMGLESAAPAIRMSSFALLFAPITAVLRGYRQGQMQMLRPAISQLSEQFARVAFMLIALIWAVRAGWSSASTAAAVHGGLAAGAIAGLLAMLWVTGKGRTQKPVIVRSKGAKMTFSSQGLGASGQPIRIVKLPETRRALLKKIVGVAIPVAIASVVAPLLGLIDAFSLPRLLQQGDVEAVWSLAQYGIYNRGVALLQLVVMGAAGAASVLVPALTAARARGDEAGFAERAVFAMRLAWWFGGAAAIGLALLASPINKALFSDGSGTAAMVIIAFAAVGGTLQAVSAALLQGMGSLRAPAVNLAAAVLLKLTLNAALVPAYGIRGAAAAMAVAYATAALLNALSLRQRVQLPAPRLTVAWRSTAALAAMAAAVALTALGLGALTAALPTRLAALLVALPGVAVGAAIFAAALVALGAITPPQWRELPGLSGSRIDTWLLRLHKIAQRPIKTSQSQEG
- a CDS encoding lactonase family protein, which codes for MTKAHEIWIGAYSAKDKVGITRVELLPDTGELIKTAEYGAIENPSFLSMNKEGTRLYAVCETDSYDDGEGGHEEGGQLASFPIDAETRKLGPGQYLPTHGNHPCHLSLTPSEDWLAVSNYNGASVMMYPINPDKRPGPPAIRFRHTGTGPNEARQEAPHPHSVFFSPDGQYLFVNDLGMDKVMVYTRGPEAHEWSAHDAISLEPGAGPRHLAFHPSGKFIYVLNELDSTITRISLEDPTKLVRLESISTLPDSYTEESWTAEILISKDGRFVYASNRGHDSIAVFNINEHTGELSSTGFVSTRGKTPRNFALTPDGQWLLAANQGSDSLVLFRIEPQSGLPIFTGTELSISTPVCVLIR